AAAGGTGGTCACCCAGCTACGCAAGCTCCTGAAGGAGGCGGATGAGCTGATCCTGGCCACCGACGAAGACCGGGAGGGCGAGAGCATCGGCTGGCATCTGACCCAGGTGCTCAAGCCCAAGGTGCCCGTCCACCGCATGGTCTTTCATGAAATCACCCGGGAAGCCATTCTGCAGGCCTTGCAGCAGACCCGGGACATCGACCTGAACCTGGTTCGCGCCCAGGAAGCCCGGCGCATCCTGGATCGGCTGGTGGGCTACACGGTCTCCCCTCTCCTGTGGAAGAAGATTGCCCCCCGGCTTTCGGCCGGCCGCGTCCAGAGCGTGGCCGTGCGCCTGTTGGTCCAGCGGGAGCGGGAACGCCGGGCCTTCCGGGCCGGCACCTACTGGGATCTGAAGGCTTTGCTCAACAAGCGGCCTGACAGCCCGGCCCATCGGTTTGAAGCCCAGCTGGTTTCGGTGGGCGGAGTCCGGGTGGCCAGTGGCCGCGACTTCGATGAAGCCACCGGCCAGATCGCCGAAGGCAAGGAGGTCCTCCTGCTGGATCAGGCCGCCGCGGAGGCTCTGCGGGAACGGCTGCTCCAGGGCGTGTGGCGGGTCACCGGGGTGGAAAGCCGGGAAGTTGAGCGCTCTCCTGCGCCCCCGTTTACCACCAGCACCCTGCAGCAGGAGGCCAACCGCAAGCTGGGCCTGAGCGCCAAAGAGACCATGCGCATCGCCCAGTCCCTTTACGAGAACGGCTACATCACCTACATGCGGACCGATTCTGTCCACCTAAGCGACCAGGCCATCCAGGCGGCCCGGCGCCGGGTTTCGGAACTCTACGGGCAGGAATATCTGACCCGCCAGCCCCGGCGCTATCGAACCCAATCCAAGAGCGCCCAGGAAGCCCACGAGGCCATCCGCCCGGCCGGCGACCAGATGCTGCCCGCCGATCAGCTCCCCATTTCGGGGATGGAACGGCGCCTCTACGAGCTCATCTGGATGCGGACCGTGGCCACCCAGATGGCCAACGCCCGGCTGCGCTTTACCACGGTCACCGTGGAGGTGGACGACGCCGTCTTTCGGGCCAGCGGCCGCCAGGTGCTCTTTCCGGGCTTTTTCCGGGCCTACGTGGAAGGGTCGGACGACCCCGAGGCCGCGCTGGAGAATCAGGAGGCACCCCTGCCCGAGCTGGCAGTGGGCGAAGAGGTGGATTGTCGGGAGTTGGAGGCTGTGGGCCACGAGACCAAGCCGCCGGCCCGCTACACCGAGGCCACCCTGGTCAAGGCATTGGAGGCCGAAGGCATCGGGCGCCCCAGCACCTACGCCACCATCATCGACACCATCCTGCAGCGGGGGTATGCCTTCAAGCAGCGCAAGGAGCTGGTGCCCACTTTCACCGCCTTTGCGGTGACCGCGCTGCTGGAGGAGCATTTCTTTGACCTAGTGGACCTGAACTTCACCGCCAACATGGAGCAGACCCTGGACGACATTGCCGCGGGGGAAAAGGATTGGCTGGAATACCTGCGCCAGTTCTACCTGGGCGAGAATGGGCTGGAGAATCAGGTCAAGACCAAAGAGGCCAACATCGATCCCCGCACGGCCAGCGCCGTCAACCTGGACGACCTCCACGCCGAGGTGCGCATCGGCCAGTTCGGACCCTACGTGGCCAGGGAGACCAACGGCGACCGGGTGACGGCGGGCCTGCCGCCCGACCTGCCGCCTGCGGATCTCTCCGACGAGCTGGTGGAGCAGCTCCTCACCCAGAAGAGCGATGGGCCCCACCAGCTGGGTACGGACCCGGAGAGCGGCCTGCCCGTCTATCTGAAGGCAGGTCCCTACGGACCCTATGTTCAGCTGGGGGATGATGACAACGGCAAGGGGAAACCCAAGCGGGTCGGCCTGCTCAAGGGCATGGAGCCAGAGCAGGTGGACCTGGAGCTGGCCCTGAAGCTGTTGAGCCTCCCCCGGACCCTGGGCAATCATCCCGAGACCGGCAAGCCGGTTCAGGCCGGGGTCGGCCGCTTCGGACCGTATGTGGTGCACGACGGCAAGTTTGCCAGCATCAAACCGCCGGACCACGTGTTGACCATCGAGTTGCCCCGGGCGCTAGAGCTCCTTGCCCAGGCATCCACCCGCCGGGGACGGGGCAGCCAGCAGGTGATCAAAGAGCTGGGGGAGCACCCCGACGGTGGCGTGGTGCAGGTGCTGGAGGGGCGCTATGGTCCCTACGTCAAACACAAGCGCACCAACGCCACCATTCCCAAGGATGTGGATCCGGCAGAGGTAACCCTGGAACAGGCGCTGGAATGGCTGGCCGCCAAAAAGGCCAGCAAGAAGAAGACGACGAGAAGTCGCCGGAAGTCGTAGCCAACGGTCGACAGAATCGATCTAGAGACGATCCAGGGCCTGCTCCAGGTCATCCAGCAGGTCCTGGGTGTCTTCGATGCCCAGGCAGAGGCGCACCAGTTCGTCCCGGATTCC
The window above is part of the Litorilinea aerophila genome. Proteins encoded here:
- the topA gene encoding type I DNA topoisomerase gives rise to the protein MTKLVIVESPTKARTIRNFLPQEYRVEASMGHIRDLPASASEIPPAYKGEPWSRLGVDVEHDFKPLYVVPSEKKKVVTQLRKLLKEADELILATDEDREGESIGWHLTQVLKPKVPVHRMVFHEITREAILQALQQTRDIDLNLVRAQEARRILDRLVGYTVSPLLWKKIAPRLSAGRVQSVAVRLLVQRERERRAFRAGTYWDLKALLNKRPDSPAHRFEAQLVSVGGVRVASGRDFDEATGQIAEGKEVLLLDQAAAEALRERLLQGVWRVTGVESREVERSPAPPFTTSTLQQEANRKLGLSAKETMRIAQSLYENGYITYMRTDSVHLSDQAIQAARRRVSELYGQEYLTRQPRRYRTQSKSAQEAHEAIRPAGDQMLPADQLPISGMERRLYELIWMRTVATQMANARLRFTTVTVEVDDAVFRASGRQVLFPGFFRAYVEGSDDPEAALENQEAPLPELAVGEEVDCRELEAVGHETKPPARYTEATLVKALEAEGIGRPSTYATIIDTILQRGYAFKQRKELVPTFTAFAVTALLEEHFFDLVDLNFTANMEQTLDDIAAGEKDWLEYLRQFYLGENGLENQVKTKEANIDPRTASAVNLDDLHAEVRIGQFGPYVARETNGDRVTAGLPPDLPPADLSDELVEQLLTQKSDGPHQLGTDPESGLPVYLKAGPYGPYVQLGDDDNGKGKPKRVGLLKGMEPEQVDLELALKLLSLPRTLGNHPETGKPVQAGVGRFGPYVVHDGKFASIKPPDHVLTIELPRALELLAQASTRRGRGSQQVIKELGEHPDGGVVQVLEGRYGPYVKHKRTNATIPKDVDPAEVTLEQALEWLAAKKASKKKTTRSRRKS